One stretch of Francisella sp. LA112445 DNA includes these proteins:
- a CDS encoding gamma-glutamylcyclotransferase family protein: MLKKKNILIAIVIIVVIAVSFIVGKRTGFNKATSIHESELQILEQNKLSQTPEDTPNCRPDVNPKKKNYVIGYGSLMNKASRQITVPDATYAAPILVSGFERLWASRGEKSHATFLLAVPNEGYAMNAIYYKASASDISATDLREASYCRVKVPRKDIVPLGVKSLPKGDFWMYVKDFKDAEFPTKKYPILQTYADVFMTGCLQTQAEFDLTEFGKLCFQTTYGWDLANWLYDRSDPRYARYSKNTEKYRTPIDKIIHRLSYNNDPL; this comes from the coding sequence ATGTTAAAAAAGAAAAATATATTAATAGCGATTGTAATTATTGTAGTAATCGCGGTGAGCTTTATTGTAGGTAAAAGAACTGGATTTAATAAAGCTACCTCAATACATGAGAGTGAGCTACAAATACTAGAGCAAAACAAACTATCCCAGACTCCTGAAGACACTCCAAACTGCCGCCCAGATGTAAATCCAAAAAAGAAAAATTATGTAATTGGTTATGGAAGCTTAATGAATAAAGCTTCAAGACAAATAACAGTCCCTGATGCAACTTATGCAGCCCCTATACTAGTCAGTGGGTTTGAAAGGCTTTGGGCCTCGCGTGGTGAGAAATCACATGCAACATTCTTACTTGCTGTCCCTAATGAAGGATATGCCATGAATGCTATATACTATAAAGCTTCTGCTAGCGACATCTCCGCTACAGACTTAAGAGAAGCATCTTACTGCAGAGTTAAGGTTCCTCGCAAAGATATTGTACCTTTAGGAGTAAAGAGCTTACCTAAAGGAGATTTCTGGATGTATGTAAAGGATTTTAAAGATGCTGAATTCCCAACAAAGAAATATCCCATACTACAAACTTATGCTGATGTCTTCATGACAGGATGCTTACAGACTCAAGCAGAATTTGACCTAACAGAATTTGGCAAGCTTTGTTTTCAAACCACATATGGCTGGGATTTAGCAAACTGGTTATATGATAGATCAGATCCTCGTTATGCTAGGTATTCAAAAAATACTGAAAAATATCGTACACCAATTGATAAAATCATCCATCGTTTAAGTTATAATAACGATCCATTATAA
- the dusA gene encoding tRNA dihydrouridine(20/20a) synthase DusA has product MNHNSRKICIAPMLDWTDRHYRYMMRLITKETMLYTEMVTLNAILHGNKDFLLKYNPEENPVTLQLGGCVPKDFITCGKLAEKLGYDEININVGCPSERVKKGNFGLSLMAEPDLVADCVKAMKDNLDIPVSVKCRIGYDHNDSYEELHNFVNKQVQAGVDFVCIHARKGWLSGLSPKENRTIPELKYDVVYNIKKDFPNLELGINGGITSIEATHKHLEHVDSVMIGREAYHNPMIFRDFDHEFYNQEPSQTTPLEVGYKMAEYITQQMQKDPFIKLNNITKHTLNLFNGLPNARVYRRYLSENATKKDANVDTFLDALRVFDK; this is encoded by the coding sequence ATGAACCACAATAGTAGAAAAATATGTATTGCTCCAATGCTTGATTGGACAGATAGGCACTACCGTTATATGATGCGCTTAATAACTAAAGAAACCATGTTATACACAGAAATGGTCACTCTAAATGCGATACTTCATGGTAATAAAGATTTTCTACTTAAATACAATCCTGAAGAAAACCCCGTTACTCTTCAACTTGGTGGTTGTGTGCCTAAAGATTTTATAACATGTGGTAAACTAGCTGAAAAGTTAGGCTATGATGAAATCAATATAAACGTTGGCTGTCCTAGTGAAAGAGTTAAAAAAGGAAACTTTGGCCTATCTCTAATGGCAGAACCTGATCTAGTTGCTGATTGCGTCAAGGCGATGAAAGATAATCTTGACATTCCAGTATCTGTTAAGTGCCGTATCGGTTATGACCATAATGATAGCTATGAAGAATTACATAACTTTGTAAATAAGCAAGTTCAAGCGGGTGTTGATTTTGTGTGCATTCATGCACGCAAAGGCTGGTTAAGTGGTCTTTCCCCAAAAGAAAACCGTACAATACCAGAGCTTAAATATGATGTTGTCTACAATATAAAGAAAGACTTCCCAAATTTAGAGCTTGGTATCAACGGTGGCATTACATCTATTGAAGCTACCCACAAACACCTAGAGCATGTTGATAGTGTAATGATTGGTCGTGAAGCATATCACAATCCTATGATATTTAGAGACTTTGATCATGAGTTTTATAATCAAGAGCCATCACAAACAACTCCTCTTGAAGTTGGCTATAAAATGGCTGAATATATTACTCAACAAATGCAAAAGGATCCTTTTATTAAACTTAATAATATAACAAAGCATACTCTAAATTTATTTAATGGCTTACCAAATGCTAGAGTTTATCGTAGGTATCTAAGTGAAAATGCTACTAAAAAAGATGCAAATGTTGATACATTTCTAGACGCTTTAAGAGTTTTTGATAAATAA
- a CDS encoding CmcJ/NvfI family oxidoreductase: MFAKLLNKNLEPLVDSLIEKERFVVNDVHAVDTINTVPIDDNPELKFWQENFQQKPLRSFVEKDFSDKNCILSKIAFREPDSDVRQFSEKVKAPNNYSEANKHLPTVEKKVYDLRSVENVNMQNYGIELVKLEKPMILDLEGDVYENIKPYLDNIFKGVDRVFPEADKIILRSALVRNIVKDSNDKGIGSAHSDFTCSSGAQCRSFLLERGLLKEGQKYIFVNAWMHVNHKSQTSTLAFMSGKYAKAADMGIIEVKSEEFKNSSYRLKDSSNHFWGYFHNLDIDELVIFKQFDSEKAKVYQNHNDVTYHSAVRLSEGVDVRSSMELRFVITFN, from the coding sequence ATGTTTGCAAAATTACTAAATAAAAATCTTGAGCCTTTAGTTGATAGCTTAATAGAGAAAGAAAGATTTGTAGTAAACGATGTACATGCTGTTGATACTATAAATACTGTGCCAATAGATGACAACCCTGAGTTAAAGTTCTGGCAAGAGAATTTTCAGCAAAAGCCTCTAAGAAGTTTTGTTGAAAAAGACTTTAGTGATAAGAATTGTATTTTATCAAAAATTGCATTTAGAGAACCTGACAGTGATGTTCGACAGTTTTCAGAAAAAGTAAAAGCTCCAAATAACTATTCAGAAGCAAATAAGCATTTACCAACAGTAGAAAAGAAGGTGTATGACCTTAGAAGTGTTGAGAATGTAAATATGCAAAATTACGGTATTGAGTTAGTAAAATTAGAAAAACCTATGATTCTAGATCTAGAAGGAGATGTTTATGAGAATATCAAACCTTATCTAGATAATATCTTTAAAGGGGTTGATAGAGTTTTTCCAGAAGCGGATAAAATAATTTTAAGGTCTGCTTTGGTTCGAAATATTGTCAAAGACTCTAATGATAAGGGTATCGGTTCAGCTCATTCTGATTTTACTTGTTCATCTGGAGCTCAGTGTCGAAGTTTTTTACTAGAGAGGGGACTTTTAAAAGAAGGGCAAAAATATATATTTGTAAACGCTTGGATGCATGTTAATCATAAGTCTCAGACATCAACTTTGGCTTTTATGTCTGGTAAGTATGCAAAAGCAGCAGATATGGGCATTATAGAGGTTAAATCAGAGGAGTTTAAAAACTCAAGCTATAGATTAAAAGATAGTTCTAATCACTTTTGGGGATATTTTCATAATCTTGATATTGATGAGTTAGTGATCTTTAAGCAGTTTGATAGTGAAAAAGCAAAAGTTTATCAAAATCATAATGATGTAACTTATCATTCGGCAGTAAGGTTATCAGAAGGAGTCGATGTTAGAAGTAGTATGGAGCTTCGCTTTGTTATAACTTTTAACTAG